One segment of Solanum lycopersicum chromosome 1, SLM_r2.1 DNA contains the following:
- the LOC112940678 gene encoding protein ZINC INDUCED FACILITATOR-LIKE 1-like codes for MLQVRDFHIAKREEDIGSYAGYIGSAFMFGRTLTSAFWGVVADCYGRKPVIIFGTSIVVVFNTLFGLSTNFWMAVVTRFLLGNLNGLLGPIKAYAAEIFREEYQALGMSTISSAWGIGLIIGPALGGFLAQPAEKYPDLFTKGSLFGRFPYFLPCLCISVFALVVALGSFWIPETLHNHDSERPHQDTYKALEAASDTKDENESAPKENLFKNWPLMSSIISYCIFALHDMAYSEVYLYISLISLILRVADQTQGRSFEETHKRSFISHIHSNPMCRQTFF; via the exons ATGCTACAGGTAAGGGACTTTCACATAGCAAAGAGAGAGGAAGATATTGGTTCCTATGCAGGTTATATAG GTTCTGCATTTATGTTTGGAAGAACTTTAACATCTGCCTTTTGGGGTGTTGTGGCTGACTGTTATGGACGAAAACCAGTTATAATTTTCGGCACTTCTATAGT GGTTGTTTTCAATACTCTTTTTGGTCTTAGTACCAACTTCTGGATGGCTGTTGTAACAAGATTTCTTCTTGGTAATTTAAATGGTTTGCTTGGACCAATAAAG GCATATGCTGCTGAGATTTTTCGTGAAGAATATCAAGCACTAGGAATGTCAACG ATTAGTAGTGCATGGGGCATTGGATTGATTATTGGCCCAGCTTTAGGAGGTTTTCTTGCTCAG CCTGCAGAGAAATATCCAGACTTGTTCACAAAGGGTTCATTATTTGGGAG ATTTCCCTATTTCTTGCCTTGCCTTTGCATATCAGTGTTCGCCTTGGTTGTGGCTCTTGGTTCATTTTGGATTCCG GAAACATTACATAACCATGATTCAGAAAGGCCGCATCAAGATACTTACAAGGCTCTGGAGGCTGCATCAGATACAAAAGACGAAAATGAATCAGCCCCAAAAGAAAATCTTTTTAAGAACTGGCCGTTGATGTCATCTATCATATCATACTGCATTTTCGCTCTTCATGATATGGCGTACTCAGAGGTATACCTATATATATCACTAATAAGTCTCATTCTAAGAGTAGCTGATCAGACTCAGGGACGTTCCTTTGAGGAAACACACAAACGTTCTTTCATTTCTCACATTCATTCGAATCCAATGTGTCGTCAAACCTTCTTTTAA
- the LOC101255235 gene encoding uncharacterized protein → MITAEIPDMELYPDGYKAVKNYMMHGPCGDLNPGCPCMKQGKCTKHFPKKFNNQTNFDADGFPIYRRRNTETILLKIGKSLKDIHGMPFPDSTLMNDIGNHLINEELEYDKGFLKEVHDKSFALLNDCQKIAYEAVIKSVVNEEGRLFFINGHGGTGKTFLWNTIIFRLRSESKIVLPVATSGIAAFADKPFGGLTIIFGGDFRQILPVIPKGTRADILDASLNSSCLWPFFKIYELKQNMRLCCGRVSDSEAAEVTTFDKWLLQIGDGSFYSDVDNDLIKVPTDICIMPSNDPIGSIIDAVYPSLLQKYSDPTYLQERAILTPKNEMVHELNDKIMKMIQGEGRTYFSSDNVCKASVNTNDEDLLYPKEFLNSLRFPGIPNIEVQLKVGTPVILLRNQNQSEGLCNGTRLVVTHLGNWSISANIISEKNIG, encoded by the exons ATGATAACAGCTGAAATACCCGATATGGAATTATACCCTGATGGTTATAAAGCTGTAAAGAACTACATGATGCATGGACCTTGTGGAGACCTCAATCCGGGATGCCCATGTATGAAACAAGGAAAATGCACCAAGCATTTTCCAAAGAAGTTCAATAATCAAACAAATTTTGATGCAGATGGGTTCCCAATTTATAGGAGAAGAAACACAG AAACCATACTTCTAAAGATAGGAAAAAGTTTGAAAGACATACATGGAATGCCATTTCCAGATTCTACTTTGATGAATGACATAGGGAATCATCTAATCAATGAGGAACTAGAATATGACAAAGGTTTCTTAAAGGAAGTACATGATAAATCATTCGCTCTTTTAAATGATTGTCAAAAGATAGCTTATGAAGCAGTAATAAAATCAGTTGTTAATGAAGAAGGAcgcttattttttataaatgggCATGGTGGTACTGGGAAGACATTTTTATGGAATACAATAATTTTCAGGCTGAGATCAGAATCAAAAATAGTTCTTCCAGTTGCTACTTCTGGAATAGCCGCTTT CGCAGACAAACCATTTGGAGGCCTTACAATCATATTTGGTGGTGATTTTCGTCAAATACTACCAGTGATTCCAAAAGGAACACGAGCTGATATTTTAGATGCATCACTCAACTCGTCATGCTTGTGGccattctttaaaatttatgagcTGAAACAAAATATGCGACTTTGTTGTGGAAGAGTATCTGATTCTGAAGCCGCTGAAGTTACTACTTTTGACAAATGGTTGTTACAAATTGGGGATGGATCCTTTTATAGTGATGTTGACAATGACCTTATTAAAGTGCCTACTGATATATGTATAATGCCATCCAATGATCCAATCGGATCAATCATCGACGCAGTTTACCCGTCCCTCTTGCAGAAGTACAGTGACCCAACATATTTGCAAGAAAGAGCAATACTTACTCCTAAGAATGAAATGGTCCATGAattgaatgataaaattatgaaaatgattcAAGGTGAAGGAAGAACATATTTTAGCTCTGACAATGTATGTAAAGCAAGTGTGAACACTAATGATGAAGATCTATTGTACCCAAAGGAATTTTTAAATAGCTTAAGATTTCCTGGAATTCCTAATATTGAAGTACAGTTAAAAGTAGGAACTCCAGTTATACTTCTGAGGAATCAAAATCAAAGTGAAGGACTATGCAACGGAACAAGATTGGTTGTCACACATCTTGGTAATTGGTCTATTAGTGCAAATATCATCTCCGAAAAAAACATTGGCTAG